The Acidobacteriota bacterium genome has a segment encoding these proteins:
- a CDS encoding alcohol dehydrogenase catalytic domain-containing protein, whose amino-acid sequence MKAIVKAKPVGGREGTELRDVPAPKPGRGEVVVKVLASGLCGSDRHIYNWTGGMDEYIKPPRVYGHEFCGEVAELGPHVKKHLAVGDYVSAEMHVTCGSCYLCRTGQGHVCQETKILGIHDDGCFAEYVKVPARNVLKLDRTLIPPRVGAFLDALGNAVHVAFEFPFTGRSVAVTGYGPIGAMAASIAHMGGAGAVHITEIAPFALERAREWKKSTGAEHVYIYDTSQGGDEAVAAIRESTGGGTDLLWEMSGDPRAINDGFRMLRPGGVAALLGLPKDPRVTIGRYYSDVIWRGLTLKGIVGRRMFETWHRMLALFEGGLRVEHVVTGEFEGLEKFLEAMETFNDGRSLKVVVYPGGKP is encoded by the coding sequence ATGAAGGCGATCGTCAAGGCCAAGCCCGTCGGGGGACGGGAAGGCACCGAGTTGCGCGACGTGCCCGCCCCGAAGCCCGGAAGGGGTGAGGTGGTCGTGAAGGTGCTTGCGAGCGGCCTCTGCGGCTCCGACCGCCACATCTACAACTGGACCGGCGGAATGGACGAGTACATCAAGCCGCCCCGTGTCTACGGCCATGAGTTCTGCGGTGAGGTGGCCGAGCTGGGCCCACACGTGAAGAAGCATCTCGCGGTCGGCGACTACGTGTCCGCCGAGATGCACGTCACCTGCGGCAGCTGCTATCTCTGCCGCACGGGGCAGGGACACGTCTGCCAGGAAACCAAGATATTGGGCATTCACGACGACGGGTGCTTTGCCGAGTACGTCAAGGTGCCGGCGCGCAACGTCCTGAAGCTCGACCGGACTCTGATCCCGCCGCGCGTGGGAGCCTTTCTCGACGCCCTCGGAAACGCCGTACACGTGGCATTCGAGTTTCCCTTCACGGGGCGGAGCGTCGCCGTCACCGGCTACGGCCCCATCGGCGCGATGGCGGCCTCCATCGCCCACATGGGCGGCGCGGGCGCCGTTCACATCACGGAAATTGCTCCGTTCGCCCTCGAGAGGGCGCGCGAGTGGAAGAAATCCACCGGCGCGGAGCACGTGTACATCTACGACACGTCGCAGGGGGGCGACGAGGCCGTGGCCGCGATCCGCGAGTCGACGGGCGGCGGCACGGACCTCCTGTGGGAGATGTCCGGCGACCCGCGGGCCATCAACGACGGCTTCCGCATGCTGCGCCCGGGGGGCGTCGCCGCGCTCCTGGGGCTTCCCAAGGACCCGCGCGTCACGATCGGGCGCTATTACAGCGACGTCATCTGGCGGGGGCTCACGCTCAAGGGGATCGTGGGGCGCAGGATGTTCGAGACATGGCACCGGATGCTCGCGCTTTTCGAGGGCGGCCTGCGCGTCGAGCACGTCGTGACGGGCGAGTTCGAGGGGCTGGAGAAATTTCTCGAGGCCATGGAGACCTTCAACGACGGCCGCTCGCTCAAGGTCGTGGTCTATCCGGGAGGGAAGCCGTAG